One genomic window of Sodaliphilus pleomorphus includes the following:
- a CDS encoding GNAT family N-acetyltransferase produces the protein MDTEITIEDNRGVVWARDGGEEAGRLDFTLQGQVMRIEHTLALKRGMGVGATLVEAAVQHAASHGLKVWPVCSYAYAWCERHPQWAHVLDEHMGEGVSCQL, from the coding sequence ATGGATACAGAGATTACCATTGAGGACAATCGCGGGGTTGTATGGGCCCGCGACGGCGGCGAGGAGGCCGGCCGTCTCGACTTCACCCTGCAGGGGCAGGTGATGCGCATCGAGCACACGCTGGCCTTGAAGCGAGGCATGGGCGTGGGCGCCACGCTGGTGGAGGCTGCTGTGCAGCATGCAGCCAGCCACGGGCTCAAGGTGTGGCCAGTGTGCTCCTATGCCTACGCCTGGTGTGAGCGTCACCCGCAATGGGCCCATGTGCTCGACGAGCACATGGGCGAGGGGGTGTCGTGCCAGCTGTGA
- a CDS encoding 5-methylcytosine restriction system specificity protein McrC: protein MSRSGIIAFGRLSTRSAVVWDTGRFRQWKWRDRSMESVMQRFVALNRTNFQFLGINAVVETRNCKPVVSLTTSNYAGAIPLFSPMSGKPAGDLVVGGSYGEKIDDLIPLLGDSLDKQCNDAMRLVNDTPVNAPIYVECCKYVDLYLEARRQHWHKFANVVKTQHHPSSATLWTEYALRTASDPLQKLVYKNKCNVLTTDHIEWRKLNYVLALALHELQSTQVPLSTRMIYAGRIHSLLITLRNSELVKTSILPVEARDPLPIKKLKQLGNYILNNKTQEKMAWRMDYAQFFERYVQYVLRDVVTRKGGVAVSNPHYDVSMRQRPQWGLACLEPDVVLQKGDVQWVIDAKYKSHLYNWYDSGEALKDAFRHDLHQVLAYCSFNPMIEKRAALIYPYSTFTVHCMKLYSSVTRASASVYLVGIPIDRSMIARIESHLAQLIDFSR, encoded by the coding sequence ATGAGTAGGTCTGGAATCATTGCATTTGGCCGGCTGTCGACGCGATCTGCTGTTGTGTGGGACACTGGCCGGTTCCGCCAGTGGAAATGGCGTGACCGCTCCATGGAGAGCGTGATGCAGCGTTTTGTGGCTTTGAATCGCACCAATTTCCAGTTTCTCGGTATCAACGCCGTTGTCGAAACACGGAATTGCAAGCCTGTTGTCTCTCTCACAACGAGCAACTATGCAGGCGCTATCCCGTTGTTTTCGCCCATGAGCGGCAAGCCTGCCGGCGATCTCGTGGTAGGCGGCAGTTATGGGGAGAAAATCGATGATTTGATTCCCTTGTTGGGCGATTCGCTTGACAAGCAGTGTAACGATGCTATGCGTTTAGTCAATGACACTCCTGTCAATGCACCGATCTATGTTGAATGCTGCAAGTATGTCGACCTCTACCTGGAAGCACGTCGGCAACATTGGCACAAGTTTGCCAATGTGGTTAAAACTCAACATCATCCCTCTTCGGCAACCCTTTGGACTGAATATGCTCTTAGAACAGCGTCCGACCCCTTGCAGAAACTGGTGTATAAAAACAAGTGTAATGTTCTCACTACCGACCATATTGAGTGGAGAAAGCTCAACTATGTGCTCGCACTGGCCTTGCATGAGCTGCAATCAACCCAGGTGCCGCTGAGCACGCGCATGATATATGCCGGCAGGATTCACTCCTTGCTCATCACTTTGCGCAATTCCGAGCTTGTGAAAACCAGTATATTGCCTGTAGAAGCCCGCGACCCTCTTCCCATCAAAAAGCTCAAGCAGCTGGGCAATTATATTCTCAACAATAAGACTCAAGAAAAAATGGCATGGCGCATGGACTATGCCCAATTTTTTGAGCGATATGTGCAATATGTTTTGCGTGATGTGGTTACTCGAAAGGGGGGTGTCGCCGTGAGCAATCCGCACTACGACGTGAGCATGAGGCAACGCCCGCAGTGGGGGCTTGCCTGTCTTGAACCCGATGTGGTTTTGCAGAAGGGTGACGTGCAGTGGGTGATAGATGCCAAATACAAAAGCCACCTCTACAACTGGTACGATAGTGGTGAGGCTCTTAAGGATGCTTTTCGCCACGACTTGCATCAGGTGCTGGCCTATTGTTCTTTTAACCCAATGATAGAAAAGCGTGCTGCGCTCATCTATCCTTATTCTACTTTCACAGTTCACTGCATGAAACTCTACAGCAGCGTCACGCGCGCCAGTGCCTCGGTGTACTTGGTAGGCATCCCTATCGACCGTAGCATGATTGCCCGCATTGAGTCGCATTTGGCTCAGCTCATCGACTTCTCAAGATGA